In the genome of Streptomyces sp. Tu 3180, the window CCGGCTGCCCTGCCCCTACGGCCTGGTCCGCTACGGCGTGGCGCCGGACCACGAGAAGATCAAGTCCCTGCAGAACAACCTCCGCACGGTCCTGGAGCACGAACGGGTGCGCTTCCTCGGCGGGGTGCCGGTCGGCTCGGGCGGAGTGCCGGTCGCCCGGCTGCGGGAGCTGTACCACGCGGTGGTGTACTGCGTGGGCGCCGCCACGGACCGGCGGCTGGGCATCCCGGGCGAGGACCTGCCGGGCAGCTGGTCGGCGACCGAGTTCGTGTCCTGGTACAGCGCGCACCCGGACTCCCCCGGACTCCCGGCGCCGGCCGGGCGCGAGCGGGGAGGTCCCCCCGCCGACGACGGTTTCCTGCGGGGCGTGCGGTCGGCCGTGGTCATCGGCGTGGGGAACGTCGCCGTGGACGTCACGCGCATGCTGGCCCGGGGCGCGGCGGAGCTGCGCCCGACCGACATGCCGCACGCCGCCCTGACCGCGCTCGCCGCGAGCGAGGTGACGGACATCCACATGGTGGGCCGGCGCGGCCCGTCCCAGGCCCGCTTCACCACCAAGGAGCTGCGCGAGCTGGGCACGCTGCCCGACACCGCGGTCCTCGCCGATCCGGCGGAGCTGGCGCTGGACCCGGCGTACCCGGACCCCGCGGCGCTGCCGGCCCCGCAGCGCCGCAACGTCGAGGTGCTGCGCGACTGGGCCGGGCCCGCGGCGCCGGGCGCCCGCCGTCTGATCCGGCTGCGCTTCTTCCTCCGCCCCGTCGAACTGCTCCCCCGGGCGGGCCGGGTGGGCGCGGTGCGCTTCGAGCGGACGGTTCCGGACGGGCGCGGGGGCGTGACGGGCACGGGACGGTTCGAGGACGTGGAGGCCCAGCTGGTACTGCGTTCGGTGGGGTACCGGGGGGTGCCGCTGGAGGGGCTGCCGTTCGACGCCGCCGGCGGCACGGTGCCGCACCTCGCCGGGCGCGTGCTGCGCGAGGGCGCCGTCGCGCCGGGCGAGTACGTGGCGGGCTGGATCAAGCGCGGCCCGACCGGCGTCATCGGCACCAACCGGCCGTGCGCGAAGGAGACGGTGGCGTCCCTGCTGGAGGACGCCCCCGCCCTCGTGACCCGCGACGTGGCCGACGACCCGCCGGCGGCGCTGCGGGCCGAGGGGATCGAGCCGGTCGAGTGGGCGGGGTGGCGGGCGATCGAACGGGCCGAGGCGGAGCTCGGCGCCTCGCTCGGCCGGAGCGTGGTCAAGCTGCCCGACTGGGAGTCGCTGCTCGCGGCGGCGCGCAACGCCGGCGCGTGAGGCCCGCGGACGGCGGCCGGGTCAGCCCCCGCCGTGCCGCGCGGCCTGGCGGGCGGCGGCGGTGAGCAGGGAGTCGAGCAGCCCCGGGAAGAGCTCGTCCAGGTCGTCCCGGCGCAGGCCGTTCATCTTGGCGGTGCCCTCGTAGATCTGCCGGATCACGCCGCTCTCACGCAGCACCCGGAAGTGGTGCGTGGTGGTGGACTTGGTGACCGGCAGGTCGAAGTGCGAGCAGGACAGCGGGACGCCCTCGGCGGCGAGCTCGCGGACGATCCGCAGCCGCACGGGGTCGGAGAGCGCGTGCAGCACGCCCTCCAGCCGGATCTCCCCGCGCGCCGGGTGCGGCAGATCGCGGCTGCTGGGGACGGGGGCGGCGGTGGCCACGGCGGCTCCACATTCGGTCCGGGAACCCTCATTGTACGAGAATCCTCGTAGTTCGACATTCACCGTACTACGATGCCTATCGTATGAGTCTCGCCCCCTCTGGTCCCCCCGACGAAACGGAG includes:
- a CDS encoding FAD-dependent oxidoreductase; translated protein: MLRVAVVGSGPSGCYTAQSLVQQDPQVRVDVLDRLPCPYGLVRYGVAPDHEKIKSLQNNLRTVLEHERVRFLGGVPVGSGGVPVARLRELYHAVVYCVGAATDRRLGIPGEDLPGSWSATEFVSWYSAHPDSPGLPAPAGRERGGPPADDGFLRGVRSAVVIGVGNVAVDVTRMLARGAAELRPTDMPHAALTALAASEVTDIHMVGRRGPSQARFTTKELRELGTLPDTAVLADPAELALDPAYPDPAALPAPQRRNVEVLRDWAGPAAPGARRLIRLRFFLRPVELLPRAGRVGAVRFERTVPDGRGGVTGTGRFEDVEAQLVLRSVGYRGVPLEGLPFDAAGGTVPHLAGRVLREGAVAPGEYVAGWIKRGPTGVIGTNRPCAKETVASLLEDAPALVTRDVADDPPAALRAEGIEPVEWAGWRAIERAEAELGASLGRSVVKLPDWESLLAAARNAGA
- a CDS encoding helix-turn-helix transcriptional regulator encodes the protein MATAAPVPSSRDLPHPARGEIRLEGVLHALSDPVRLRIVRELAAEGVPLSCSHFDLPVTKSTTTHHFRVLRESGVIRQIYEGTAKMNGLRRDDLDELFPGLLDSLLTAAARQAARHGGG